In Rosa rugosa chromosome 4, drRosRugo1.1, whole genome shotgun sequence, the genomic stretch TCATGCACATTGAGAAGAATGTATGCGATAGCATTATTGGTTCATTATTCAACATTCCTGGAAAAACAAAGGATGGAGTCGCTGCTAGGTTGGATATGGTAGATATGGGCATAAGGACTGGTTTGGCACCAGAacctgggaaaaaaaaaagacaagctGCCTTTGGCAACTTGGAATCTGCTGGTAGAAGAGAAAAGAGCAATGTGCATGTCTTTTTTCAGCATGAAGGATCCTTACGGAATTTCCTCAAATATAAGGAATCTTGTTTCCTTGGATGACCTAAGGCTGGTGGGGCTCAAATCACATGATTGTCATATGGTCATGCAACAGCTACTTCCTATTGCTATACGTTCAAGTTTAGAGAAGCCAGTCCGGTATGCTATCATTCGGTTTTGTTTGTTCTTTAAGGCTATATGCAGTAAAGTGATAGATGTTAGAGAGctaaaaaaaatgcaagaaGACCTAGTTCTGACAGTTTGTGAGCTTGAAAAGTATTTTCCACCTTCGTTTTTCGACATCATGATTCATCTCACAGTTCATCTTGTCAGAGAAGTTGAGCTTTGTGGACCAGTATTCTTTAGGTGGATGTACCCTTTTGAAAGGTACATGAAAACCCTCAAAGGCTATGTTAGAAATCGAAAccacactacaccaaaaatcgcatcagacaacggcagaaaACCGATGTGGGATTTGGAGTCccaccgttgtagagtgagccgttgtctgatgaaaaatcagacaacggtggaacacagttgtgtgagaaacattcagacaacaggtatgtgttataactgttgtgtgatagctcggcagatggctcggcaactgcgcagcagttgaggcgctgtcttcagacaacagtgccagttttatgctgttgtatgttaagcgtgtcagacaacatatttttattctgtctgttgtctgattgatcttcaaacttcagttcttggactatatctgttgtgtgattaactttaggACAACACAGTTCAATTGATTCtattgtgtgattaacttttaagacaacagagttcaattaattctgttgtctgagtataaattagaagacactgatttgttaaaaaccgatgtgtgatatgatTGATTACAATGTGTTTTTGTCCTATTTTTGTTACCTGATCATTGTGTGATCAGAATTAGGCAAAATTAATGCTCCATTATTACCTAAATAATGGTACGTCTAGATCGTTGATCAATTGGAAAGAAAACACATTGCAAATGCTCAAATGAGTAATCAAACCTATTTCATATATCTCTTAATGTTAAAAGCATTTCCCAAAATCCGATACAACTACGTAAAACATGCCACATATAGAGTTTGTGCAGGAACTTGGTTTCAATAGCCAACATATTGATACAAACTCGTCTTCCCACTATTCCAGGAACTTAGTCTGTGCAGCCATGGTGTCAAACCTTTAAAGTTGAAGCGAGTGGTTTGCAATTTCTGTCCAAATGTCCAACCAAAGACACCTCAGCCAAAAAAGCTAGTCCAGAACCTATACAAACAAATAAGCTTCAGAAAATTGAAATTCCCTTCTATCCATCAGAACACAACCTTCTGCCTGCCATCCAAAAGTGCATATATCCAATTGTTATGCTTATGATTTAAATATTGAAAGTTGCAAGTCAAGTTGTCCAAATAGAAGTCATATACATCTCTGAGCTGTATATTAGTCATTTGCTACACTCTTAATATGATTTGATTGATACATGctaattgtcacgccccgaattttaaatacaattaaaatccgaaacatgaattatacaacttaatagaataaacgtcctgaatttttttctcacaacaaccacacttcacacctctcaataatacatctcacaatttacaaagctgtaaactgaaacaaaaactctaacccgcacgatctccgccttgatcttcctgacctgtaggatttcccgctacaccatttgaatttaatagtgcaccgggaattggcaacaacacaaaacccggtaagctttaaagaaatctttaaagctcgtatgagtaaacaagaaaggaatgttaattttattaaattttacttcttttaacttgagtaaaacaaccaacaatcacaacatcTGCAAGAAAACATCAAGAACTCACAGAAATCCACAAGAAACCCATTTCCACAATTCTCAagtcacaatacaccacactggtcctacAACCTTCCACCACTTATATCACCACTTTTGTCTACCCCgacaacacgttagagctctaactacatcGTCACttgtcaccttggcctaggttcaATTGATAACGATGTACTTAATAACCCTCGAACTTTAGGCCCACAGCCTTCAGAACGATTCACTGGGTAACTTAATAACCCTCGAACTTTGGGCCCACAGCCTTCAGAACGATTCACTGGGTAACTTAATAACCCTCGAACTTTGGGCCCACAGCCTTCAGAACGATTCACTGGGTAACTTAATaaccctacattctccaactctagaCATCCCACAATGTCAACCATGAATATCAACATGAACTCACCAATTATGATCATCACAAATAAATATGGTATGTCACATCTCAAACCATAATAATTAAATCACCACAATTcaacactcttcaatgtcacaccattccacatataatcacgtaaatatatatatatgtaattatccgctcaggaataatcactaataccaactatagttcacatgcaataaaaccaagaaattcattttgtataattaaaatcgttttacttacctatggaccgtagttgatcaagtccatatgattttaaaacaaatatttattccacaaatattttcacacaattgcgacaaataaagtaattaaatttattcggttcgtaatatgaaccaaaTGAGCAcagtgaggtttactcacctctaatcccgctgcgtcttcttaacagctcaaaatacgattcacaattgtgcgccaactcaaaccgtcaatcacctaaccaaATACGATATTTATCTTAGCGCACAAATCATAAAACACACTTATACGAAGATCCAGCGGTCGGATCTtcacccatgaccacacaaaatCATTGGGACAGTcctacgatcaacatatcaaaactataaTTCCATCGggcggtccgatcttcacagatcacaaatcgaacgatcgaaatcgatcgaaatcgtaaaattcttaacttaatcatacgatctctaaaaattatgaattatatatgcaaacgatcgtatcgacacgtagaacacaacaatggacagaaactgtccttaaggtggccggaggtcgccggaaaccaccatcacagtggcggcgccgccacccatccaaagtcaaaatttgacaaaactcccaacatcaaagtccttcatctcaactccaatttcacttttcataactacaccaaagtcagattataagccaaaagagtcgaattttacctcacaacattttcagatcggatgaaccctagtttccaaATCGTGCGAATTCGATCACCACAGCTTGATTTGATGCAACCCACCTTAggataaatgatctacatcctcaggaGTGCAGAATCCCTTCAAGAAAAACGGCAAAAGGtgaccggaggagggagaacaatAGTGGCGAAGTGAGGCGATTTCCAACTCGGCTGCACCATGTTCTTCGACTTGCAGAgaccaccacgatggttatttCCCATCGATGTCTTCTTGAAAGTTTTAAAGGACTTCAGGGCGAACGAATTTGCTTTTGGAAGCAAGTCGATTAGAGGTCTGTGGAAGGAGATATGGCCGGACAAAGGAGAGCCCAGAAAACtggaatttttgacgttgtAGTCCATTTCTCGGCCTTATACTGTCGTGTACGGTGCTTCCCAGGATGAATCACCACCACATACGTGTAGAGGGGTCTGAGGcaagcaggattccctttggaattgTGCCGATCGgtcgccggaggaggaagaacgaaggtgacgaagggagggggtcgcggctgggctcgggagagaaatggggagaaatttctggagttccagaaattctgtcctcatttgcaattttcggatttttctcttatttatagaaaaatctcaattttcaatattcataacttattcatacgaactccgaatattgcgttctatatatgcacgcgatcgtatcgacgagctctacaactttcacgaaggaagttttcccaaattttgaacgtataaaaagtcaactttttaagaccccctaaataacgttcgttttcgaaataaaatcgttcgaactaattccacaactccttcaagcttcgtattcgtgcccacgcctacgaaatcatttccaaaatgtcatcggacattaatttgaatttttcgggtattacactAATATATACCAACCAATGTTACTTACAAACTTCGAATCGATATAGTGATCATTTATGTATGAAACAAAAGAAGTATATAGAGTTAACCATTCTGACCACAGACATCAATCTTCAGAAATTTCTCATAAAGAAGTATATAGAGTTATTTTAATAATTGGAACACATACTGATATTATACAGCATATCTCATTATCAATCGTCTGAACTCAAAGATAATATACATTCAAGAACTACTAAAGTACTATCAAACATAGGGGTTTGGGTAATGTCTAAAGTTCCTTCACAAGACGAATAACATATATCATTCATAATGTTATATCAGAAGTAAATATTATCTCAGAAAATAACTAAAAGGCATCTGTTCAAAACCGGGTGATCCTGTCAGAATAAAGAGATGAAATAAAAAGATAATCTTCACAAGGATATCATTATACAACTACGCAGCCAAATTTCCTGGAGAATCTGAAAAGCGAGCACTTTTTTTCTATATTCAACCTCATAGTACTCAGAATGGCAACCTTGGGTCGAACAATGACCAAAAAGTGAATATTCCAACCCAACATCCTCACACAATCTTCATATAGTTTAAAATTTGCCATTTCATCAATAACTTTTATTGGACTCATTACCAATCTCATTCCAAACAAACAAGGCATACAAGAAAATAGCACGAGTTACACAACGGAGAACTACAGGAAATGAAGAAGGCCAGAGCATTCACATCACAGATGAAAGAATACTTCATCAGGCTATGAAAGAAGAAGACACATTCACCGAGTAATTAAATGAAATTTAGGAACGATACCAAGTTTATCTTCCCTTGCACAAGCGAAAAATCCCAAGCAATATACGAATTTATCGAGTCCACAAACAGAGAAACCTAAAAGAGTGATGAAATTACAAAATGCCATAAGTTTGGAGCAGTATTGCAATAATATTTGACAGAGAAACTGAATAGGATAATTGCAGGATTGTTTCTATACCACAAACCAGCTAGTTAAGAAGGTTGTTTCTGAACCTATATTACTTACTAAGTTTCTTCACTACCTACTATGCTAAGCTTGAGTAAATCTTATAACACATTACTCAGTTTAGATGGACAAGTTTTCAGATTTTTCTTACTCTCAATGTACTAGAATTGAAaacttgtagtttttttttttacaaacaccaacaaatcataaatcaaatAACACATTACCCAGTTACTTGGGGTTTCAGTCACACATTCAAACTGATCCCTCAATCACATCTAGACTAGATAAAGGGTGATGCTGATCCGAATGAATATAAGTAGCATCCACCCAAAATTAAAGGAGTCCAATAGATATGAAACATACCCCATGTGTTTTACCGGCAGGAACATTTGTCTCTTTGTAATCATCATTATTCCTGTACAGGAAGcgaataaatattatatattatatatgtatatacatatttTGAATGTAGAGAAGTgaagcatgataaggaaaaaaagaaaaggaaagaaagaaaaagaacagaATCTAACCCTCCATCTAATGCACCAGCAACCTCTGCTGAAATAAAAAAGGGCGAATTCGCAAAAACCTCACTGAAAAAAATGCATATTACATTAATTGATATAGAAATAAGCAGCTGAAAGTCTAGCGGCAGTGGGCAGTACATTTGAAGTCAGATTTGCGGCCCAAGAAGACAACACAACTTCATTTTGGCATTTAGCTATCTCAGTTCATGCAAACTTAAATGATGAATGATTAGAAGCAGCATACCATGAAATCTATTTGTCAATTTTCACTTTTACGCATTTTTGGGATGAAAGGGTGTAAAGAAATAATCAAACACTAGCTAAAAGGAAAGGGTAGAtaaattgaaactttgaaagtaATATGCTTTTTTTAAGAAGAGATGGTGAAAAGAATCATTACCATAAATAATAACATCAACGTCTAATGTTACCAAGTCAACAGAGGAAATATCATTAATACCTGATAAACCTAATAAACTTTCAAACTCAGTGGTGTAGACGTCAACAGATTGTTCCAAGACAGCTACCTCTTGCTTGTTTCTGCTCATTATATGAAACAAAAAGTCAATGCAAACAAAAGTGCAACAGGAAAGATAAATAGGAATATGGTTTGGATAGAAAAACTAGAGATAAAAATTATGCAAAGTGTCTCACAATTTTCTAGTTTCAAACCGCCCCCGAGACAGCAAAATAGCCAGACGTATAAGAAGCACCAAAGTTGTAAGGCTGTACAAAGGTGGTCCATAACGCTGTCGTTGCTCTTCCATGGGCCTATTAATAAAGGATGCAGTAAGCTATTATGTTCCTATCGAAGATGCTATAAACTCTACTCCCCCAAAAGAACTTACCCATCATCATCATTTATTTGGGGAACAAAATCTAGTAAAACCTGCACCGAAAAGCAAGTGTGCCAGAACAGTTACAAATTATCATAGTCTCAATGTGTAATATTACTGAGGTAAAGCATGCATTTAAAAAATATCTCAGAATAATGTACACTCTGAAACTGCATCAAAAATCACCCTCTCACTAGATAAATACACGGACAACATGAGAGAACCACAAAGGGAACCCTAATAGTTGGCACACCAAATCGTGAAGTGCTAATCAGACATTAAGAACAGGTAACTGTTGCAATGGACAAAATAGGAACTAAAAATAAAGGTCCAAACAAGGATAGAGTAATGACCAAACCAGCCAAAATAAAAGTGGCAGGCAAATGCCACAAGAGCATACCTGTGGAACCCCAACCAAGTACTTGACAAGGGTTTTGTAGACACCAGTAGCAGAAACAAGCTGTGCCAACAGTCTCCTCCTGGAAGGGCCATGAACAACTAGTATGTAAGGTGGATCACAAGCAGCAACCTGACTCggtaaacaaaaataaaaaagcgaGGAGTCTCACCTCTCCATTTGTTGTTTCCACAGGAGAGCATAACGATCACGTATACTTGCCCCAGAACTAATCATAGCATCAATCTCCGCTAGCTTGCTTATTCCTCTCAGATTACTCCCATTCCTCTCGGATCGCTCCCTCTGCAGTCTAATAAGCCTCCCCTGAAAATCTTGAGGAATGTAAGTCATAACAGCAAACATATTCACAATCCCATCCCAACTCCAAAACCTCAACATTAACAATAGGGATCAAACAAACCTGTATTGAACACACGCTCAGAGTTCTTAGCTTGAAACGATTCCAATGACTTCAAGGTCGTATTGAACTTATGATGCAGGCGAGTGAAAACAGTAGCAAGCTGAGCATCCTCAGGACTCGATCGAGAGGGAATGACATTTCTTTTAGCTTTAGCTGCTGAATCCCGTTGGTAGCATTTCCTTAGTTTTCCTTGATCTGGTTGATAAGTTTCCCCCTTGAAGCTCTGATGCTTCACAATAATTCTAGCTTATTTTTCTTAACAAGTCAACTGTCTTCCTAAATTTTAATAACTTCCTACAAGACCCTTAGCATATCCTAGTGAGTGCAATGTCTCAAAAGTATACTAAATCAAAAATGGGGTGTGTATTCACTAAATATAAATCTAGCACAAGTTCAAGTACTTACAGGAGCTCCTGAGCTGGATGCTCCCTGCAAGTCAAACAATTTGGTTTTGCTGATCATACACAAAGCAACAAAGCAACAAAAGGTTCAAATCTAGAACAAAGTAAGCACCAAGTCATCACTAACCTTCCAAACAAGCATGGCATCTTGATTGGTTCCCTTCTTGCCCTACTAAGTATACAAGTAAGCAACTTTGCTGCCGCCATTGCTAATCAACCTGCCAGGAATCTCAACTGATGACCTACATCTCCTCTATCACCCACCTTTTCACCTCTGGTTTTCTTCCTCGTAATCCATCTCTTTGAGCTctttggaggagaagaagtaccAACATCCTTCATAATGCTCAACTCCAGAGTATCAATCCTCTTCCCTAAATCAACAATTACAAATTCTGGGTAACCTGGAAATAGCCAAGAACTTAAATCAAACcttcaaaatcaataatttgCATCGATTCAATAAATTTCAAACAAAACCCCAAATTTTCTAATCTAACCCATCGACCTGGTATTGCGTTTATCCCCAAATTTCAACATTTTCCGTTTCAATCCCAAATCCATAGCTCCATATCTAACTCCGatactcaaaaccacaaaaaatCCAAATCCCAACCCCAATAGCTGATTTCCGCAATCAAAATTACTTACCAGAATGTTATCTCGCCCTGAATTGCTATCGAAATCAGGAAGCCTTGTAAAAACTGAAGCGAATCCCAAACCCTAATTTTATCCGACTCCGATTACAGACCCCAGGCAATCGATTGAGAGCAATTTCAAAGGAGGAAAATGAATGCGAAGCGATGAGAATCGAGAGGAGAGTCGAGTTTGCCAGCCTTAACCGTAAAAACTCGGTTGGGGTTTTCCATAGAGCTCTTTTGATTTAGGGATCCTTCGCGTTAAGGCGTTCCAACGGAGAATCCCGACCCAATCACCAGACCAACGAATTGAAATGGAGTTTCTAGAGAAAAACTATAAAACTGGGAGAAGATGGTGATGGCCgagtgttttgacttttgagaagAGGGTGTTTTCAGAATGATAGTGTTTTGCTAGAAGAAAAGGCCGAGTGTTTTGTTCTAGTGCTTGGAAATAAATCAAGTGGGagacaaaagtcacaaaactcTTTAAGCCTAGCCTAGATAAGTTGTCAAAGGCGCGAGCAGCTGACTCcttttattttgtattcatgaatcagacaacacataaatgaagttatgttgtctgattctgAAGACATTTAATTTGAGCTGAGGCAGTAAGGAGGGAAACAGGCGGCAATGGTGCAATCAAAAAATCAATTTTGGCGCTAGGGATAAACATTTCTCATTCAGAAAACACAAATAAGTAATTACGTTGTAGGAGTACATATATGCAACTTACATTTGAATCAAAATTTGCTCGTTTTGGAGGGAAATGAATGACAATTTAGATGCACATTCCTCACTTGgacaacagaaagaaaaaaactgttgtgtgacaTTTTATAATCTACATTCATACAACATATATAACTATTATGTTGTACTATGTAGCAAAAACTCAGTGCATGTGAGGTAGAATTTGGAGCTGAATTTGAGTGAAGGTAGGAGGGAAATGTGCCgctcatttttcttttcattcacacaacgaacCATCCTTATAAATGTTGTACAATGTTCTTCTATCTAAAAAATTATGAATTGTAACATCTTCGCACAACGGAAGCTCCTTAAACATGTTGTGTGAAGCAATTTCCATCAAcacacaacataaaaaaaaatttcgttgtgtGAAAAGCGTAGTCTGTTGAGGTTTTTGGCGTAGTGCCATCCAGAGGGTTGCATTGCTGAGTCCTATATTGCTGAAGAAGCCGTGGAATTTTGCTCAGAACGTGCACTTTCTGAAGATACAGTTGGCATCCCATCAGTAGGCATATTTGATGTAACTTGCAGCAAACCCTTATCTGGTGCTACTATTGTATCTGTCTATGGAAGGGAGTTGGAGCTAGCACATCTATGTGTGTTACAGAATACAGAGGAAGCAAGACCATACTTCGAGTAAGTATACATTACACTTTCAATCTATTGTTTACATTTGTACAGCTTTCCGCAGTTAAAAATGTTAGTTTTGATCACATTTATAATTTTGCAGAGAACATATGGAGATTTTGAAGCATACCTATCCaaggttaaaaaaaaatgaaaattggcTGACCAATAAGCAAAATTTAACTTTTGTTAGCTGGATAAAGGAGAGGGTACGTGTCGTTAACAAAAGTATCAATTTCATTATAGTAGTCTTCATTACTGGTTAATTTTTGAATAAGTGGCTGTGCATTAATATGTTTATATGTTTTCATAGGTTCTTGAAGGATTGGGCAATCCTAATCATGGTATCTCTGAAACTTTGAGGTGGATTGCAGATGGACCGAATCCGGATGTACCTACATTTTGTAGTTACGTCATGGTCAATGGGGTTCATTTCAATACCAAGGAACGTGATGATGTTAGGAAAGTGCAAAATAGTGGTGTTTTCCTAAATGCCCGTGCTTTACAAGTATCTAGTGCGAAGGACAAAAACCCCAAACTGGATGATATGCAATTTTATGGGGTGATTACATCAATTTGGGAGATGGACTATCAACAGTTTAGAATCCCTGTGTTTAAGTGTGATTGGGTTGAAAATGCCAAGGGAATTATAGTAGATGAGTTTGGGTTTACGTTGGTAAACTTGAATAGGATAGGTCATGTGGCCGATCCATTTGTTTTAGGTAAGGATGTGAAACAAGTATGGTATGCATCTGACCCTCTTGATGATGATTGGTCAGTAGTTATTCAATGTCCTGATAGAGATTATGCCCACGatggggatgaagaagaagagcttGACAATCTGGAACTTGAGCAGAAGCCCTTTGTAGCAAGAATGCCAGCAATTGAGTCGTATGACAATGCAGTTGGTGATGATGAGAACCGCTACTTGCAAGAAGGGAATGAAGGGATATGGGTTGATAAATGATAACTCTCGAAGTTATCTGTTTAAGTTAGGGATTTAACAAATCTCCCCTAAACCCATTTGTAGTATAGGCAGTTAATGTTGAGGCACTTTTAGCATGTGTAATGATCATTTTTTGATGATGTCTGATAATGCAAAATGGTTGAATTCTCATTTACTTATCTGACGTTATAAATATTATGAACTTGATTGTATTTGCTTTTGTGTTTATTTTTGAATCGCAACACTTAATTATTATAAATGAAAAGCTGACTGtatttggttttgtgttttcaGATTATGACACCTTCAACGCGAAGACCTTCATCTCAAGCACTAGCAATGGCTAAGAGAATGAGAGAAATTCAGTTGGGGACAAGGTGTACTACCAAGAGATCAAAGGGAACCAGTAAGGCTTCAGTACACGGTGCATCAAAGGCCTTGTCATTGAAGCGACGACGTCATTCGAAGGGTTCAAAAGCTGTCAGAAAAGAAGGACTGAAGTTGCTTAAACGAGGGTGTGTAACTATGTGTCGCATTGTGAGGAGAAAAATTATTGGAAAGAAGATGACAGTTAGCTTTAACGATAAAGGAGAACCCATAGGGAAAGCTGGTAAAGaaatcactactacaaaaattgaatcagacgaAGGCTAAAAACCGTCGTCTGATATGGAGGCAAAGCGTCGTCTATCGAGGCGCTGTCTGATGAAGATCGATTGTAgggaaccgtcgtgtgaagggCTCGGCAGCCTGTCGACAGCATTAGCTGTTGCGTGACTATTCTTCAGACGACGGGCGACTTTAGAAACTGTCGTGTGAAGGCAATTCAGAGGTCGCTTTATTTTATGCCCGTTGTGTGActttcattcagacgacagtttttcaaaGTATCCATTATCTATTttacattcagacgacagtttttatttttgggtcatTGTGACTATTGTGCACATACGACAGTTTTTTTGTGGTTATTGTTGTCCTAATAGAATGATTGAATGCATTATATTTGCTGGATGTGGAATCAAAAAAGACCAAATTAActgatcaatatatatatatagaagaaattgTTATAATTCACATCATGCACCAAAATGGATTGTGCAAAGTTAATCTTTTATCCCCAAAAGGAGTACATCTAATAGTACTCTCCTAGCAAAATACATCCAGAAAATTACTTGTGTCTAGCTTTGCAAGCTTTGCTGCTCTCATGGCCTCATTGGAGTCTAGCTTTGGAAGTTTCCAAGCACTAACTCTGTAGGATTGCGAGTAATACCCTGATCCTCTGAGATATCCATAACCCAACGTCTTTAAGTTGCTTGTTTCTTAAAGCATCTCGCTGGTTCATGGATTACAAGCTCTCTAAAAGAAGATCATGTCCTGCTCCCTCAGCAATCACAATAACCATATGTCCATTTTCTGAGTCGTTTTTCAATGAACTCAAAAAGTCCACCTCGTCCTTTTAAGAAAGAAAGGGGGAATCTAGAATCAAACAATAGTCCACATCACGACTGGCAAGTGTAGCATACATAGCTATGAAACCTGCAACATGAATATATAGGTGCTATGTACAACTGCAAGCAGTCAACAACAAAATCACCATGACAGAACCAAATTCATTTAGCATCTAATGTTGTACAAAAATATATTGACGAAGCTGCATACGTACTCTAGTTGATAATCCACAAGTTAACGACATATGAGGTTGATATGATTGACAATTCAATGACATTAAAGCAGCACCCGTGTATTTATAACTAAAGATGTACAGGCCACAACAATTGAAAGACCAAAGAGACAGAAAATTACCATTGCATTTGAAGGAAGTACGAGACCTCCGGGTTTTAGCCAGCGATCTGTGGCTGTAATGACACTTCCAACCACACTGTGTTGAAAAGTAAGCATGTCAACAAAATAATTTCGAACCATATATGCCCATGTATATATTCAGAGGCACAATTATAAACTAGCAGTAA encodes the following:
- the LOC133744097 gene encoding uncharacterized protein LOC133744097 isoform X1 — its product is MLVWKGASSSGAPHQSFKGETYQPDQGKLRKCYQRDSAAKAKRNVIPSRSSPEDAQLATVFTRLHHKFNTTLKSLESFQAKNSERVFNTDFQGRLIRLQRERSERNGSNLRGISKLAEIDAMISSGASIRDRYALLWKQQMERRRLLAQLVSATGVYKTLVKYLVGVPQVLLDFVPQINDDDGPMEEQRQRYGPPLYSLTTLVLLIRLAILLSRGRFETRKLNKQEVAVLEQSVDVYTTEFESLLGLSVRFLRIRPFLFQQRLLVH
- the LOC133744097 gene encoding uncharacterized protein LOC133744097 isoform X2 — its product is MLVWKGASSSGAPSFKGETYQPDQGKLRKCYQRDSAAKAKRNVIPSRSSPEDAQLATVFTRLHHKFNTTLKSLESFQAKNSERVFNTDFQGRLIRLQRERSERNGSNLRGISKLAEIDAMISSGASIRDRYALLWKQQMERRRLLAQLVSATGVYKTLVKYLVGVPQVLLDFVPQINDDDGPMEEQRQRYGPPLYSLTTLVLLIRLAILLSRGRFETRKLNKQEVAVLEQSVDVYTTEFESLLGLSVRFLRIRPFLFQQRLLVH